In the genome of Staphylococcus durrellii, one region contains:
- a CDS encoding manganese-dependent inorganic pyrophosphatase produces MAKTYIFGHKSPDTDAISSAIIMSDFEAQTGNNEAQAFRLGEVGPETQYALDYFKVETPELLNDDLADQNVILVDHNEFQQSADTIANATIQHVIDHHRISNFETAAPLYYRAEPVGCTATILYKMYQERGFDIKPEIAGLMISAIISDSLLFKSPTCTEEDKAAAEALKSIANIDLESYGLEMLKAGASTVDKSAEELLSLDAKSFNMGNHVARIGQVNTVDIDEVFDRHEELEKAMLAANNEENYDLFVLLVTDIINSNSKILVIGDDKDKVGEAFNVTLENGTAFLPGVVSRKKQVVPQITDVLS; encoded by the coding sequence ATGGCTAAAACTTATATTTTCGGACACAAAAGTCCAGATACTGATGCAATTTCATCAGCTATCATTATGTCAGATTTTGAAGCTCAAACTGGTAACAATGAAGCACAAGCTTTTCGTTTAGGCGAAGTTGGACCAGAAACACAATACGCTTTAGATTATTTTAAAGTTGAAACACCTGAACTACTTAATGATGATTTAGCAGATCAAAATGTTATTCTTGTTGACCATAATGAGTTCCAGCAAAGTGCTGACACTATTGCAAATGCTACAATTCAGCACGTGATTGATCACCATAGAATATCTAACTTTGAAACCGCTGCTCCTTTGTATTACCGTGCAGAACCAGTGGGTTGTACTGCAACAATCTTATACAAAATGTATCAAGAACGTGGCTTTGATATTAAACCTGAAATTGCTGGATTAATGATTTCTGCAATTATTTCTGATAGTTTATTATTTAAATCTCCAACATGTACTGAAGAAGACAAAGCTGCTGCCGAAGCATTAAAATCTATTGCTAATATCGATTTAGAATCATATGGCTTAGAAATGTTAAAAGCAGGAGCTTCTACGGTAGATAAAAGTGCCGAAGAATTATTATCGTTAGATGCCAAATCATTTAATATGGGCAATCATGTTGCACGTATTGGTCAAGTTAACACTGTTGATATCGACGAAGTATTCGACAGACATGAGGAACTTGAGAAAGCTATGTTAGCTGCAAATAATGAAGAAAACTATGACTTATTTGTACTTTTAGTTACAGACATTATTAATAGTAACTCTAAAATTTTAGTTATCGGTGATGATAAAGATAAAGTTGGCGAAGCATTTAATGTTACACTTGAAAATGGTACTGCCTTTTTACCTGGTGTAGTTTCAAGAAAGAAACAAGTTGTACCACAAATTACAGACGTATTGAGTTAA
- a CDS encoding aldehyde dehydrogenase translates to MNSVEQTFEQSKQYFKTHATKDIKFRKKQLKLLSKSIKYFEAELLEAFNTDLGKNKVEAYATEIGFVLKNIKLARKELKNWTKRKQVNTPLFMFPAKSYIMNEPYGTVLIIGPFNYPLQLVIEPLIGAIAAGNTAIIKPSEFTPNITNVIRKIIEAVFDPEYVAVIEGEAETTKLLTTLPFDYIFFTGSEEVGRSVYQAASLNLTPVTLELGGKSPVIIDESANIKVASERICFGKFTNAGQTCIAPDYLLVKRSIKEDLINALKTTITEFYGKEIQQSKDFGRIVNERHFTRLTTLLNEQQHNIVFGGDTNKDNRYIAPTIIDNVAIDSKIMQEEIFGPLLPIITYDDFDAALELIQSKPKPLSLYLFSEDENSTERVLNELSFGGGAINDTLMHIANPNLPFGGVGNSGIGHYHGKYSFDTFSHAKSYIFKTTRLESSIIFPPYKGKFKYIKTFFNK, encoded by the coding sequence TTGAACTCGGTCGAACAAACTTTTGAGCAAAGTAAGCAATATTTTAAAACGCATGCGACTAAAGATATTAAGTTTCGCAAAAAGCAATTAAAACTATTAAGCAAAAGTATTAAATATTTCGAAGCAGAGTTACTAGAAGCTTTTAATACTGATTTAGGTAAAAATAAAGTTGAAGCATACGCTACTGAAATTGGTTTCGTTTTAAAAAATATTAAGTTAGCACGCAAGGAGCTTAAAAATTGGACTAAGCGCAAGCAAGTAAATACTCCACTATTTATGTTTCCGGCAAAAAGTTACATTATGAATGAACCTTATGGTACCGTATTAATTATCGGACCTTTCAATTATCCTCTACAACTCGTAATAGAACCACTTATTGGTGCAATTGCTGCTGGTAATACTGCTATTATCAAACCGTCTGAATTTACGCCAAACATTACTAATGTCATTCGTAAAATAATTGAAGCAGTTTTTGATCCTGAGTATGTAGCTGTAATTGAAGGAGAAGCAGAAACGACAAAATTACTTACTACCTTACCTTTTGATTACATTTTCTTTACTGGAAGTGAGGAAGTTGGTCGTTCAGTATATCAAGCTGCTAGCCTAAATTTAACCCCTGTAACACTAGAACTAGGAGGCAAATCTCCTGTTATTATAGATGAATCTGCAAATATTAAAGTTGCAAGTGAGCGCATATGTTTTGGCAAATTCACTAATGCTGGTCAAACATGTATTGCACCTGACTATCTATTAGTCAAAAGGTCGATTAAGGAAGACTTAATAAATGCACTTAAAACGACTATCACTGAATTTTATGGCAAAGAAATACAACAGTCTAAAGACTTTGGTCGCATAGTTAATGAACGTCATTTTACAAGACTTACTACATTATTAAATGAGCAACAACATAATATTGTTTTCGGTGGTGATACCAATAAAGATAACCGCTATATTGCTCCAACAATTATAGATAATGTTGCTATTGACTCTAAAATTATGCAAGAAGAAATTTTCGGACCATTATTACCGATAATTACTTATGATGATTTTGACGCGGCATTGGAACTCATTCAATCTAAACCAAAACCTCTGAGCTTATATTTATTTAGCGAAGATGAAAATTCAACTGAACGCGTATTAAATGAATTATCATTTGGTGGCGGTGCAATAAATGACACATTAATGCACATTGCAAATCCCAACTTACCGTTTGGAGGCGTGGGAAACTCAGGTATCGGCCATTATCATGGTAAATATAGTTTTGATACTTTTAGTCATGCAAAATCTTATATTTTCAAAACAACGCGTTTAGAATCTAGCATTATCTTCCCACCTTACAAAGGTAAATTTAAATATATTAAAACATTCTTTAATAAATAA
- a CDS encoding C45 family autoproteolytic acyltransferase/hydolase produces the protein MQNVKSDIMTHRGSHFDLGVKTAQWMQQTPLLKNREKEWRKRMPRFDIHIKETYEIFQHYAPHIWEEIIGMQEVLNLPTNQMILNFAHYRFTPLKNSGCTVFLGNDYMVRNYDYHPATYDARYLLFKPNDGGLAQLGPTSRVTGRMDGMNESGLVMAYNFMHRKHPGDGFVCYMIGRLVLEYCKDVPEAIQLLKSLPHRSSFSYIVMDKNLNHAIIEVTPRTIDVRYDKTCTNHFKLLTHENRNYTKESIERLDRLIAQAPEQISKHEAFKLFNNPSNEIYSKLFNSWSGTIHTSMYEPQSLSAWITLGENKAPTQFNFQQWLEGQPLDQHSFEGQIDTNLTFATY, from the coding sequence ATGCAAAATGTAAAATCAGATATAATGACCCACAGGGGTTCTCATTTTGACTTAGGCGTCAAAACTGCACAATGGATGCAACAAACCCCTCTTTTGAAGAACAGAGAAAAGGAATGGCGTAAACGTATGCCTCGGTTTGATATCCATATAAAAGAAACATACGAGATTTTTCAACATTATGCCCCTCATATTTGGGAAGAAATTATTGGAATGCAAGAAGTATTAAATTTGCCAACGAACCAAATGATATTAAACTTTGCACATTACCGTTTTACGCCATTAAAAAACAGTGGCTGTACCGTCTTTTTAGGTAATGATTACATGGTTCGCAATTACGATTACCATCCAGCAACGTATGATGCGCGCTATCTATTATTTAAACCGAATGATGGAGGGCTAGCACAATTAGGGCCTACTTCACGCGTAACCGGTCGCATGGATGGCATGAACGAGTCAGGATTAGTTATGGCATATAATTTTATGCATCGTAAACACCCTGGTGATGGTTTCGTATGCTATATGATAGGACGCTTAGTATTAGAATATTGCAAGGATGTTCCAGAAGCAATTCAATTATTAAAGTCATTACCACATAGAAGTTCTTTTAGCTATATTGTAATGGATAAAAATTTAAATCACGCTATTATTGAAGTAACACCAAGAACTATCGATGTGAGATATGATAAGACTTGCACTAATCATTTTAAGCTATTGACACATGAAAATAGAAATTATACGAAAGAATCAATTGAGCGTTTAGACAGATTAATTGCACAAGCTCCAGAACAAATTTCTAAGCACGAAGCCTTTAAACTTTTTAATAATCCTTCAAATGAAATATACAGTAAACTATTTAATAGCTGGTCTGGAACAATTCATACGAGTATGTATGAGCCACAATCCCTGTCAGCTTGGATTACATTAGGTGAAAATAAAGCGCCCACACAATTTAATTTTCAACAATGGCTAGAAGGACAGCCACTAGATCAGCATAGCTTTGAAGGCCAAATAGATACTAATCTAACTTTTGCAACATATTAA
- the pglS gene encoding 6-phosphogluconolactonase: protein MTTIGYIGSYTKKEGKGIYRFELDEAKGQITTAETGYEIEASTYLVQYNSYLYAITREGDDCGVASFEIGDKGKLTLINKCLESTAGTGCYVSVSPDGQFLFESVYGAGLARIYELDTTSGKVVKLIQELQHTYPVGPNERQEHPHIHLLDTTPDNYVVAMDLGSDRVVTYQYGQQGLTEYAVTQFEPGDGPRHITFNGNNKYAYIVHELSNIVSVVSYHDGKFKEVERHSTIPDDFTGDTKLAGVRLSQDQQFLYISNRGHDSIAIFKVANDGSSLELINITHSGGEFPRDFNISNSDDYLVCAHQEGDYALTLFTRDKNTGELTQIDNHAEAAEGVCVKFLQ, encoded by the coding sequence ATGACAACAATAGGTTATATTGGTTCATATACTAAAAAAGAAGGGAAAGGCATTTATCGTTTTGAGCTAGATGAAGCAAAAGGTCAAATTACCACAGCAGAAACTGGCTATGAAATTGAAGCATCTACATACTTAGTACAATATAACTCATATTTATATGCCATTACACGTGAAGGAGACGATTGTGGTGTAGCAAGCTTTGAAATAGGCGATAAAGGTAAATTAACTTTGATTAATAAATGTCTTGAATCTACTGCTGGTACAGGCTGTTATGTGTCAGTTTCTCCAGATGGGCAATTTTTATTTGAATCTGTTTACGGTGCAGGATTAGCTCGAATATATGAATTAGATACAACTTCAGGAAAAGTAGTCAAATTGATTCAAGAATTACAGCATACTTATCCTGTAGGTCCTAATGAAAGACAAGAGCATCCTCATATACACTTATTAGACACAACACCTGATAATTATGTAGTTGCTATGGACTTAGGATCTGATAGAGTAGTTACTTATCAATATGGACAACAAGGATTAACTGAATATGCAGTGACTCAGTTTGAACCTGGTGACGGACCGCGTCATATTACATTTAATGGTAATAATAAATACGCTTATATCGTTCATGAATTATCCAATATCGTAAGTGTCGTAAGTTATCATGATGGAAAATTTAAAGAAGTAGAAAGACACAGCACTATACCAGACGACTTTACAGGAGATACTAAATTAGCTGGAGTTAGACTTTCTCAAGATCAACAGTTTTTATATATAAGTAATAGGGGTCACGACAGTATAGCAATTTTTAAAGTAGCTAATGATGGTTCGTCTCTAGAATTAATTAACATTACGCATAGTGGTGGGGAATTCCCACGTGACTTTAATATATCTAACTCAGATGATTATTTAGTTTGTGCACATCAAGAAGGTGACTATGCATTAACATTATTCACTAGAGATAAAAATACAGGCGAATTAACTCAAATTGATAATCATGCAGAAGCAGCAGAAGGGGTATGTGTTAAATTTTTACAATAA
- a CDS encoding YolD-like family protein: MIPDQYKLESDYRKIPREYLSKDIPMGRGMVKWAPFATLPEQFETIQNYIIDQNKIDRPILSDDQLNELNIHLNQSLHNDRPVQLEYYQEGWLKSLSLTVNHIDMINMYLTGIKHDDGENIKISLLDITKIQQL, translated from the coding sequence ATGATTCCAGATCAATATAAACTAGAAAGCGATTATAGAAAAATCCCAAGAGAATATCTGTCTAAAGATATCCCTATGGGCAGAGGAATGGTTAAATGGGCACCCTTTGCCACATTGCCAGAACAATTTGAAACGATTCAAAACTATATAATTGATCAAAATAAAATAGACCGTCCCATTCTATCGGACGATCAATTAAATGAGTTAAATATACATTTGAATCAGTCTTTGCATAACGATCGACCTGTTCAGCTTGAATATTATCAAGAAGGATGGCTTAAATCATTATCGTTAACGGTGAATCATATCGATATGATAAATATGTATCTTACTGGGATAAAACATGATGACGGTGAAAACATTAAAATTTCTTTATTAGACATTACAAAAATTCAACAATTATAA
- a CDS encoding HAAS signaling domain-containing protein, with the protein MDKITFLNELEQELNHLPRKARDNKMYEYEEYFFEEEQRGKNEYQIVGELESPRTLGKEIMAQNAISYAEYRTNAQTIFKAIMASLGMGIVSLLIILIPMIFVAFFMFILLLIALLFFISPILLIVHGLINGNVSLALSNYLFAFSYTGLGIVLFVLILKLAELVYRIILSYLRWNIKNIKGSAAK; encoded by the coding sequence GTGGATAAAATTACCTTTTTGAATGAACTTGAACAAGAACTCAATCATTTACCGAGAAAAGCTAGAGACAATAAAATGTATGAGTATGAAGAATACTTTTTTGAGGAGGAACAAAGGGGGAAAAATGAGTACCAAATTGTGGGTGAACTAGAATCTCCTAGAACATTAGGGAAAGAAATAATGGCGCAAAACGCTATTAGTTATGCCGAATATAGAACAAATGCTCAGACGATTTTCAAAGCGATTATGGCATCATTAGGTATGGGTATTGTATCGCTACTCATTATTTTAATACCAATGATTTTTGTAGCTTTTTTTATGTTTATATTATTATTAATTGCACTGTTATTCTTTATTTCACCAATTTTACTCATCGTGCATGGTTTGATAAATGGAAATGTGAGTTTGGCTTTAAGTAATTATTTATTTGCTTTTTCGTATACAGGGTTAGGCATCGTCTTATTTGTGTTAATTTTAAAACTAGCTGAATTAGTTTACCGTATCATTTTGAGTTATTTACGTTGGAATATAAAAAATATTAAGGGAAGTGCGGCTAAATGA
- a CDS encoding DUF4097 family beta strand repeat-containing protein, with the protein MRKLFISGLVLFVICFSFACISWFTFEQQDNKTNKAHKNLDGNDINNLNVNTKLAKVNVIHGKKLAINYKGTKDVEIDKHDGKLFVKEKNNNEDHYGLNFNPFKSMESELTITVPKNQENRLNMYLNSETINMNGLKLGKVNIKTTYNGGDGLNIKNTQFENLKYRSKSAPVYLRNTIIKNGDIKTTREIDVNNSLMKNSVLLSRNKSINLKEMKSTSDIKASTTKGNIHMSYATKPKDTLLKLNPDNGKAHVDNKYFKNSKVGNSHNVLEFYTDYGNIFIK; encoded by the coding sequence ATGAGGAAGTTATTCATTAGTGGACTAGTTTTATTTGTCATCTGTTTTTCATTTGCCTGTATTTCATGGTTTACATTTGAACAACAAGATAATAAAACCAATAAAGCACATAAGAATCTTGACGGTAATGATATTAATAATTTAAACGTAAATACAAAATTGGCTAAAGTAAATGTAATACACGGTAAAAAATTGGCTATTAATTATAAAGGAACAAAAGATGTTGAAATTGATAAGCATGATGGTAAATTATTTGTTAAAGAAAAAAATAACAACGAAGATCATTATGGTCTAAACTTTAACCCGTTCAAAAGCATGGAAAGTGAATTAACTATTACAGTACCTAAAAATCAGGAGAATCGCTTAAATATGTATTTAAATTCTGAAACGATCAACATGAATGGCTTGAAATTAGGTAAAGTTAACATCAAAACTACTTACAATGGTGGCGATGGTTTGAACATAAAAAATACGCAGTTTGAAAATTTAAAATATCGTTCTAAATCTGCGCCAGTGTATTTGCGGAACACTATTATTAAAAATGGTGATATTAAAACAACTAGAGAAATTGATGTAAATAACTCATTGATGAAAAATTCTGTGCTACTATCTCGAAACAAGAGTATTAACTTAAAAGAAATGAAAAGTACATCTGACATCAAAGCATCGACGACTAAAGGGAATATTCATATGTCATATGCTACGAAACCTAAAGACACATTGCTGAAATTGAATCCTGACAATGGTAAAGCACATGTTGATAATAAATACTTTAAAAATAGTAAGGTAGGTAATAGCCATAATGTTCTAGAATTTTATACAGACTATGGCAATATCTTTATTAAATAA
- a CDS encoding ArsB/NhaD family transporter, whose translation MIYNSVIGSYLSPKITPIGSLAIYCG comes from the coding sequence ATGATTTATAATAGTGTAATTGGTTCATATTTAAGTCCTAAAATAACACCTATCGGCTCATTAGCTATTTACTGTGGTTGA